From the genome of uncultured Bacteroides sp.:
TTACTTGTAAGTCCGGTTTTTTTCTTCTTACTTTGTTTAACCACAAATAGAGAGTGGAGTATAAGCAAAAGTTCAAGTTTTTCCGGATAATAAATCAATAAATATTTGACTGTTATGATTGAAATACCCGAAGCTATTGTATTGTGCCATCAGTTGAATAATACCATTAAAGGAAAGGTTATTACTGATGTTGTTGCAGGTTTTTCTCCTCACAAGTTTGCTTTCTTCTTGGGCGATCCTCAAGATTACCCATCACTCTTGATTGGGGAAAAAGTATTTGATTCCAATCCTCGGGGAGGTTTGGTTGAAATTAGTACAGAAAATACCAGAATTGTATTTGGTGATGGAGCTAATCTTCATTATTTTGAATCAGGAAGTAAAATACCCGATAAACATCAACTCCTGATAGAATTTGATGATAATTCTTTTCTTGCTGTAACAGTGCAGATGTATGGCGGATTATGGGCTTTCAAGGTCGGTACATTCGATAATCCATATTATCTTGTTGCAGTAGAAAAACCATCGGTTTTATCTGATGCATTTAGCAAAGATTATTTTATAAATCTTATTTCTGATGAAAATCTTAAAAAGAAATCTGCAAAAGCTTTGTTGGCTACCGAACAAAGAATTCCAGGCCTTGGTAATGGTGTATTGCAGGATATTTTGTATAATGCCGGCATACATCCCAAAAAGAAAGTTCAGGAGCTGAATACACAAGAAAAGGAGATGTTGTATAATGTAATAAAGAATACGATATCTGAAATCTGCGAATTAGGTGGGAGAGATGTTGAAACCGATTTGTTTGTGAATGCCGGAGGATATAAAACAAAGCTTTCCAAAAATACTTCTGGAAAGCCTTGCTCTAAATGTGGTAGTATTATTATAAAAGAAAACTATTTAGGCGGAAGCATTTACTATTGTAAGGAATGCCAGCCATTATAGATTACTTTCTAGTCTTCTGAATTAAAATCAAATTCGAAGTCAAAATCATCCATAGATTCTGGAGTGCTGAAATCTTCTAATTCCCGACGATCTTTTTTTGTTGGCCGTCCGGTACCTCGTGCCCTGTCCACAAAACCACTAATTTTACTCATTTCAAGTATTTCATACTGATCAGGAGTGGTAACATTTTCCATATATTCGGGCACAAGCTTAGCTCCAACTCGCTTTTCTATTGTTTGCAATACCTTAAATGAATAAGTAATAGGTGACTTTTTTACCTGAATAACATCACCTACTTTAATAGTGCGTGATGCTTTTACCTGTGAGCCATTAATAGAAACACGACCTTTTTTACAAGCTTCGGCAGCGATAGTACGTGTTTTGAATATACGCGTTGCCCACATCCATTTGTCTATTCTCGCTTCAGCCATACTTTTTATTTTTTATTAAACTGATTCATTGTAAGAGAAATGCCTGCCAGACAGAAACTTTTCACAATTTCGCCAGCCATTTCCAGGCGTTCATCCATTGTCTTCATATCTTCTTCGGTAAAATTACCAAGTACAAAATCAATCTGTCCACCTCGTGGAAAATCATTGCCGATACCAAAACGCAAACGTGCATAGTTCTCTGTTCCCAGTGTGGCAGCAATATGTTTTAATCCGTTATGGCCTGCATCGCTACCTTTTGCTTTTAAGCGAAGAGTCCCAAACGGTAATGCTAAGTCGTCAACCACTACAAGTACGTTTTCTAAGGCAATTTTTTCTTTTTGCATGTAATAGCGTACAGCATTCCCACTCAAATTCATATAAGTAGATGGTTTGAGCAAAATAAGCGTACGACCTTTTATCGATAGAGTAGCGGTAGCCCCATAACGTCCATCGGTAAAAACAATATTGGACGCCTTAGCAAGGGCGTCCAATACATTAAATCCTATGTTGTGACGAGTATCCCGGTATTCATCACCGATATTACCCAATCCTACAATCAAGTATTTCATTCAATATTGAGAAAATTGATTACTTACTAGCTGCAGCAGCAAGACCTCTTGCTACACGAGTCAACTTAACAGCACAAACAACAGCTTCCTTAGCAGTTAATAATTCTAGGTTCTCAAATGAAAGTTGTCCAACCTGAATAGTCTTACCTAATCCTAAGCTAGATACATTGATAACCAATTTTTCAGGGATATTGTTGAATAAAGCTTTAACTTTAACTTTACGTAATTGAAGAGTTAATTTACCACCGGCTTTAACACCTTCTGCCAAACCTTCAAGAGCTACAGGAACTTCCATAACGATAGGCTTAGTCTCATCGATCTGATAGAAGTCAATGTGAAGAATATTATCCTTTACTGGGTGGAATTGGATATCTTTCATGATAGCCTTAACCTTCTTACCTTCGATATCCAGATTTACAAGATAGATATCTGGTGAATATACCAAGTTACGAAGAGAATCGTTTGTTACTGTAAAGTGTAAGTTTTCTCCTTGTCCATAAAGAACGCAAGGTACGCTGTCAGTCTTACGAATAGCTTGAGAACCTTTCTTTCCGAAATCGTTTCTCAAAGTTGCACTAATTTCAATTGATTTCATTTTCTAATTTTTTTGTGTTACTCTAAATTAAGTTTTTTGTTGCTTAACTCACCATTACACGATGTGGTATATCACACGATGCCAGTAAAAAGCGGTGCAAAAGTACGCTTTCTTTTTTATATTACAAAGAAAAGGGGAGGATAAATGACTTGAATAATATATATTTCCTATTCAAAATCAATATCAATCTTTATTTCATCAGAAATTATATGATCAGTATTTATTTCTTCTTCGTCAGTCTGATTGATTACTGTTTCCTCATTATTACTTTGGTTGTCGTTTATAAAAGATATTGCCTGCGTTAATCCTGTCATAAACTTCTCAAAATCTTCTTTATAAAGAAAAATTTTGTGTTTTTCAAAAGAAACCTGTGAATCATCTCCTTCTCCTGAAACTACTTTTTTACTTTCTGTAATAGCAATGAACATTTCGTCTTTACGGTTCTTTTTAACATCTAAATAATAAATGCGTTTACCTGCTTTGATTGATTTAGAAAAAACGATTTCCTTCTCGCTCATATCCACTGCGCTTTTCTTTTTGAACTCTTCCATAAACTAAATTATCACTGTTTTAATTCGGCCTCAAAATTGACTATTTTTTTTTAATAGGCAAAAGAATAGTGCAGAAACTTCTTGTAAAAACACATTTTTAATTTTAATGAGCTATTTATTCATTAAAAAATGTAATTTGTTTGTGTGAACACTCTAAAATATCTACTTTTGTACGTTGAATTAATGAATTGAAAAAAGTTATGATTAACAGAGTTCTTATTCGTCTTAAGATCGTGCAAATTGTGTACGCTTACTATCAAAATGGAAACAAAAACCTGGATACAGCCGAAAAAGAGTTGTTTTTTAGTCTTTCAAAGGCTTACGACCTCTACAACTACTTGTTGTTGTTGATGATAGAATTGACGAACTTTGCCCATAAACGTATTGATGCGGCAAAAAACAAATTAGTACCTTCTCAGGAAGATTTAGCTCCTTGCATGAAATTTGTGGAAAACAAATTTATTGCCCAATTGGAAGTAAACAAACAACTCTCAGAGTTTGTAACCAACCAAAAGAAAACATGGGCTAATGAAACCGATTTTATCAAAGAATTATTTGATAAAATTGCTAGTTCTGATATTTATAAGGAGTATATGGAGTCTAAAGAGTCTTCTTATATAGAAGATCGTGAGTTATGGAGGAAAATCTATAAAAACTTCATTATGACTAACGAGTCTTTAGATCAGGTTTTGGAAGATCAAAGCTTATATTGGAATGATGATAAGGAAATAGTTGATACCTTTGTTATTAAAACAATCAAGAAATTTGAGGAGAAACAAGGTGCAAATCAAAAACTATTGCCAGAATTTAAAGATGATGAAGATCAGGAATTTGCTCGTAGATTGTTCCGTCGTTCAATTCTGAATGAAGATTATTATCGCCATTTAATAAGCGAAAATACTAAGAACTGGGATTTAGACCGTGTGGCTTTCATGGATGTGATTATTATGCAGATTGCATTAGCGGAAATACTTAGTTTCCCTAATATTCCAATTAGTGTATCTTTGAATGAATATGTAGAAATTGCGAAACTATATAGTACCGCAAAAAGTGGCAGTTTTATTAATGGAACATTGGATGGAATAGTTAATCAATTAAAAAAAGAGGGAAAGCTAACAAAAAACTAATATATTTGTTTTTTTATTGATTATAAAACTATAAAGAATATTTTATGAACTTATCCGTATTATTGCAAGCACCAGCAGCTGGTGCCAGTGGTTTCTTAAGTGGTGGCGGTGGAACTATTTTAATGATGGTAGCCATGTTTGCTATTATTTATTTTTTTATGATTCGTCCACAAAACAAAAAACAAAAAGAAATACAGAATTTCCGTAAAGGATTGGAAGTAGGTCAAAAGGTTATTACTGCCGGTGGAATACATGGAAAAATTAAAGAAGTAAATGATGATTTAATTGTTCTTGAGATTGCAGATAATGTTCGTATTAAAATAGATAAAAATTCTATTTTTGCTGCTGCATCTGATGCAAATCAAGCAAATGCGAAATAGTAAGATATAATGTTCATTGAAAGGAACATAAAGTTCTTTTATTTAAAGGTATTTAGGAGGGTCAGAAGCTTTCTGCTGAGTGAAAAAAGCAGAAAAGTTCTGATCTTTCTGTTTTTTTTCTTTATATCTTCTGGTTTTTGGTTATTGCAGACTTTAAAAAACAATTTTGAGATTGAATTAGCTATTCCTGTAAAACTAAAAAATATCCCGAATGATGCTGTTATTACCTCTGAACCTATTTCCGAATTACATATTATAGTTAAAGATAAAGGAACTACGTTGCTGAATTATTTTTTTGGTCACGACTTTTATCCCATAAGTCTGGATTTTGCAGATTATCAAGATCTTGGTAATCATGTAATTATACCTTCGTCTAGCATTGAGAAAAGAATTTTATCTCAGCTTAGTTCTTCTACCAGACTAGTTAGCATCAAGCCTGATATTGTCGATTACTTTTATACAATGGGTGCATCAAAGAAAGTTCCTGTAAGGTTAAGGGGTAAAATTAGTACAGGACGTCAGTATTACCTTACAGATACTGTGTTTTCTCCAGATTCAGTTCTTGTATATGCTCCACAGTCTATGCTCGATTCTATTAAATATGTCAGCACTCATGCTGTATTATTGAAAGAAATTTCGGATACTGTACACAAGAGAGTGCAATTAGCTACTATTAAAGGTGTGAAATTTGTACCCGACGTCGTTAATCTTACGCTTCCTGTTGATATTCTTACTGAAAAAACGTTAGAAGTGCCATTGTTAGGGATAAACTTTCCTGCAAATAAATCATTGCGAACTTTTCCTTCAAAAGTAAAAGTCACTTTTCAGGTTGGACTGAGACGCTTTAAATCTATTCGTCCTGAAAACTTTGTTTTTGATATCTCTTATGAAGAACTAATGAAGAGTGGTTCTGAGAAATATAAATTAAAACTGAAATCGTTTCCGGCAGGAGTGAGCTACGTACGCATTATTCCCAATCAGGTAGATTTCTTAATCGAATCAATTCCTGCTTATGGCTATTAAGATTGGTTTAACTGGCGGCATTGGGAGTGGTAAATCGGTTGTCTCTCATTTATTGAAAACAATGGGGATTCCCGTTTATATAGCAGATGATGAATCAAAAAGAATCACTTCGACTGATACTTTGATAAAGCAACAACTTATTAATTTACTTGGTGAAGAGGTTTATATTAACGGCGTTTTAAACAAGAATCTACTTGCGGTTTATATTTTTTCGGATGCAGAGCATGCTAAAATAGTTAATGAGATTATTCATCCAAGAGTTAAAGAAGACTTCGTAAAATGGGCAGCTAAAAATAGTAAGTGCCCTGTTGTTGCAATTGAATCGGCAATACTCATTGAAGCCGGATTTACTGATGAAGTTGATATTATTGCAATGGTTTATGCTCCAATGGATTTACGTTTGCAACGGCTGGCTTTACGTGATTCCTCTTCGTCAAAAGAACAAATCTTAAAAAGAATTCAAAGTCAGATGGATGATGAGAAGAAAAGAACATTAGTCGATTTTGTTATTGTTAATGACGAACAAATTCCTATAATTCCTCAAGTGATTGAGTTGGTAAAATCATCACTACAATAATTGTTTTTCCTAATATATGTTTAAAGGGTCACTTTTTATCAATTTAACGTTGCTTGTTTCAATGTTGAATACTATTTTTGTTGACTCAAATATTTAAAAATAAAATAAAAAAGTATTATGTTGAAGACTATTTTGTCTATCTCGGGTAAGCCGGGTTTGTATAAGTTAATTTCTCAGGGAAAGAATATGCTGATTGTTGAATCAATTTCTGCAGATAAGAAACGTATCCCTGCTTATGGTAATGAAAAAGTTATTTCTTTGGCTGATATTGCAATGTATACAAATGATTCAGAAGTTCCTTTGAAAGAAGTGCTAACTTCTGTGCTGAAGAAAGAAAATGGTGAATTAGCATCTATTGATGCAAAGAAATCTACTAGTGACCAATTGCGTACTTATTTTGCAGAGATTCTTCCAGATTTTGACCGTGATAGAGTTTATGTAACCGATATTAAGAAACTGATTTCATGGTATAACATTTTGATAACTAACGGTATCACAGATTTTGAAGCAGAAGAAATAGCTGAAGAATCTGCAGAATCTGAAGCTGAATAATATATCTTAGTAATCGATAGAAAAGGGTGAATCATTATATGATTTGCCCTTTTTCTATTTGTTACCATCTTAGAAATGAGAACTATATAATCTTTCTAAATTCTCTTTTCAAACACTGTATATACATAGTTGCTGTAATACTGAGGAGGTTTTGATAAAATTCAACGCTCATAAAATTAAAAATGTCAAAAAGTCTTGCAGTCTAGCGGGGGATATTTAACCTGTTGACTGCTAGTATTATATAGGTGCTAGATATAGCTGATAAAGTCTAGCACTAGTCTAGCAGTTTGTGTCTCGTCCTGATTTTGGTTGACTTAGTTTATTAAAAACCTGGTATTGGTTGAATTTGCTTGTACATCCGGGTGGAGAGCATCCGTATACCCGGATGTAGGTTGTTGTTACACCCGGGTGTAGCACACTTGTACACCCGGATCTACAGAACTGTTTTTATACAATAAATCAATAGAATTATAAGACTATTTGGCTTTTATTTTTCGTGAAATAAATATTTTTATAAAATAGGAAGCAATATATTTGGTTTATATTATAAACTACTTTATATTTGTACCCAGCAATTGAGAAGTGCACAGCTCTTTTGCTTTTTTTATCCGGATATAGTTTATGTTATAAACCAATTTACAAATTAATTAAAAGAACTATGGAAGAGAAAACGTTAACAGAGAAAGAAAGTATAGAAATAATTTCTCGAATGATTCAGGAGACAAAAGAAGGAATGCAGGAAGGTTCAGGAAATATGTTTCTTTTGTGGGGATATCTATCAACAGTTGTTTCGTTGATGATCTATTTTGGATACAATGCAACTGGCAATACAAATATATTTTGGCTTTGGTGGTTAATACCTGCATTGGGATGGCCGGCAATGGTATATCTTCTCAAAAAAAGAAAAAGAAGAGTGGTTACTTATATAAATCGTATAGTAAGTTATATATGGATAGTTATAGGAATTTGCTCGGTACTTGTTCCTGTAGGTAGTATATTGGCTCCGGTTCCTTTCCCTGCTTTATTTGTTGCAGCATTGCTTGTAAATATCGGAGTAGCAATAACCGGTCTGGTTATTAAATACAGATTACTGATTATTTCTGGCTTTTCTGGTATTTTATTCAGTTTTTCACTGTTGTTTGTTCATGGCTTGTCATGCATACTTGTATTTGCTGCAATGTTTGTTGTTTTAATGATTATTCCGGGGCATGCACTGAATGCTGCTAGTAGAAAATCTAAAAAATATGGCCTATGTTCAGAGAACTAGATCCGTTACTTCATTCACAACTTCGGCTTGCTGTAATGGCTATTCTAATGAACGTCGAAGAAGCTGACTTTGTGTATCTGAAAGAAAAAACTCAGTCGACGGCTGGCAATTTAAGTGTTCAGCTTGATAAACTTTCTGAGGCTGGGTATATAAAAGTAGAAAAAAGCTTTGTGGGAAAGAAAACTCATACGGCTTGTCAGATCTTACCTGCTGGAAGAAAGGCTTTCGAGCGCTATGTTCAGGCATTGAAAGATTATATTGGATGATATAGATTGTTCTTCGAGTTTTTCTGTGAAAGTGTTAGACTAATAAAATATTAAGCAAATTACATCTCTAAGAATTTAATCTTGTGTTTGATATTAAAGCATTCAAGAAAAAAGCACAGACTGTAAAGTCTGTGCTTTTTTCGAATGTAATAATAGAAAACGATGTGTTTATTAGAGTGCTTTTTTTGAAATCCTATAATAAGAAATTACCCACACCAATTCTCAATTAAGATTTATAGTTTGATTTATTCCAATTTCATCTATAAAGTATTGATCGTGAGATACAATTAACAATGAACCATTAAACTCCTTTAAAGAGGATAATAGCATTTCCAAACTATGTATATCCAAATTATTGGTGGGTTCATCAAGTATAAGCATATCTGGAGTATTATTACATATATTCAGACAACAAAGAATAAGCTTCATTTTTTCGCCTCCACTGAGCTGTGAACATGGTCTGTTCCATGTATCAGAAGAAAATTGATAGCGGTGCAAGAATGTTTTCAACTCATGTTCCTGCAAATGCCGTTCATTGAACTTTTGCACTTGTTCAAAAACAGATATCTGGTTATTAACCATAGAATACTCCTGATCAATATAAAGATATTTAAATGAAGCAGAAAATAAATTTCCTGATGTAGGCGAAAATTCACCTGATATAATCTTTATAAGAGTAGATTTCCCTGAACCATTATTTCCATCGATTCTCACTCTATCTCCACTACGTATCTGAAATGTCAAGGGCAATTGCCATAAGGGTGGTTCTGCAGCAAATGAAAAGTTTACTTCTTTTGCATCAAAAAGAATCTTGCCGTTGTGCAAATCTGTTTCTTTTAGATTTATTTTTAATGTTTGCTCACTCTGTGCTTGTATTCTCAGTTGCCTGAGACTAACGGAAAGTTTATTCAGCTTCTCGGAGTGAATACTTTTAAGCTTGGCTGTGCTCTGTTCTGCTTTGCTTTTAAGTGTGTTGGCAACTATACGCGGAGTGCCTCCTTTTTGACCCAACTTCTTTGATTTTATTTCGCTTTTCTGTCTCTGTTCTGCTATTTCACATACTTTTTGCCGTGCTTTCTTTAAAGCCTTTTCGGTATTACTAAGCTGTGTTTGCAAAGCATACATTTTTTGTTCATTCTGTGATTTATAAAAAACATAATTACCACCGTATGCTTCAATCGTATTTCTCTTTAAGACAAAAGTCTGCTTAAGCATATTCAGCAGCATTATGTCATGACTGACAACAAGTATAGTAGACCGACTTGATTTTATGAAGCGATAAAGAATTTCTCTACTTTCTGAGTCCAGGTGATTTGATGGCTCATCAAGAAGAATAATCTCCGGAGAATGGATCTGTATTCCGGCCAAAAGAATTTTTGTTTTTTCTCCCCTGCTTAATGAATTCATCTGCTGGTATAGATCTATATTCTGAATATTCCAAAATTCAAAGGCTGATTGTATTCTTTCTTCAATTTCCCAATCATCATTCAATGATTCAA
Proteins encoded in this window:
- a CDS encoding transcriptional regulator, producing MFRELDPLLHSQLRLAVMAILMNVEEADFVYLKEKTQSTAGNLSVQLDKLSEAGYIKVEKSFVGKKTHTACQILPAGRKAFERYVQALKDYIG
- the coaE gene encoding dephospho-CoA kinase (Dephospho-CoA kinase (CoaE) performs the final step in coenzyme A biosynthesis.), which gives rise to MAIKIGLTGGIGSGKSVVSHLLKTMGIPVYIADDESKRITSTDTLIKQQLINLLGEEVYINGVLNKNLLAVYIFSDAEHAKIVNEIIHPRVKEDFVKWAAKNSKCPVVAIESAILIEAGFTDEVDIIAMVYAPMDLRLQRLALRDSSSSKEQILKRIQSQMDDEKKRTLVDFVIVNDEQIPIIPQVIELVKSSLQ
- the yajC gene encoding preprotein translocase subunit YajC yields the protein MNLSVLLQAPAAGASGFLSGGGGTILMMVAMFAIIYFFMIRPQNKKQKEIQNFRKGLEVGQKVITAGGIHGKIKEVNDDLIVLEIADNVRIKIDKNSIFAAASDANQANAK
- a CDS encoding DUF5606 domain-containing protein, whose protein sequence is MLKTILSISGKPGLYKLISQGKNMLIVESISADKKRIPAYGNEKVISLADIAMYTNDSEVPLKEVLTSVLKKENGELASIDAKKSTSDQLRTYFAEILPDFDRDRVYVTDIKKLISWYNILITNGITDFEAEEIAEESAESEAE
- the pth gene encoding aminoacyl-tRNA hydrolase gives rise to the protein MKYLIVGLGNIGDEYRDTRHNIGFNVLDALAKASNIVFTDGRYGATATLSIKGRTLILLKPSTYMNLSGNAVRYYMQKEKIALENVLVVVDDLALPFGTLRLKAKGSDAGHNGLKHIAATLGTENYARLRFGIGNDFPRGGQIDFVLGNFTEEDMKTMDERLEMAGEIVKSFCLAGISLTMNQFNKK
- a CDS encoding YbbR-like domain-containing protein, translated to MFIERNIKFFYLKVFRRVRSFLLSEKSRKVLIFLFFFFISSGFWLLQTLKNNFEIELAIPVKLKNIPNDAVITSEPISELHIIVKDKGTTLLNYFFGHDFYPISLDFADYQDLGNHVIIPSSSIEKRILSQLSSSTRLVSIKPDIVDYFYTMGASKKVPVRLRGKISTGRQYYLTDTVFSPDSVLVYAPQSMLDSIKYVSTHAVLLKEISDTVHKRVQLATIKGVKFVPDVVNLTLPVDILTEKTLEVPLLGINFPANKSLRTFPSKVKVTFQVGLRRFKSIRPENFVFDISYEELMKSGSEKYKLKLKSFPAGVSYVRIIPNQVDFLIESIPAYGY
- a CDS encoding endonuclease VIII; the encoded protein is MIEIPEAIVLCHQLNNTIKGKVITDVVAGFSPHKFAFFLGDPQDYPSLLIGEKVFDSNPRGGLVEISTENTRIVFGDGANLHYFESGSKIPDKHQLLIEFDDNSFLAVTVQMYGGLWAFKVGTFDNPYYLVAVEKPSVLSDAFSKDYFINLISDENLKKKSAKALLATEQRIPGLGNGVLQDILYNAGIHPKKKVQELNTQEKEMLYNVIKNTISEICELGGRDVETDLFVNAGGYKTKLSKNTSGKPCSKCGSIIIKENYLGGSIYYCKECQPL
- a CDS encoding RNA-binding S4 domain-containing protein, with protein sequence MAEARIDKWMWATRIFKTRTIAAEACKKGRVSINGSQVKASRTIKVGDVIQVKKSPITYSFKVLQTIEKRVGAKLVPEYMENVTTPDQYEILEMSKISGFVDRARGTGRPTKKDRRELEDFSTPESMDDFDFEFDFNSED
- a CDS encoding DUF3276 family protein, with the translated sequence MEEFKKKSAVDMSEKEIVFSKSIKAGKRIYYLDVKKNRKDEMFIAITESKKVVSGEGDDSQVSFEKHKIFLYKEDFEKFMTGLTQAISFINDNQSNNEETVINQTDEEEINTDHIISDEIKIDIDFE
- a CDS encoding 50S ribosomal protein L25/general stress protein Ctc yields the protein MKSIEISATLRNDFGKKGSQAIRKTDSVPCVLYGQGENLHFTVTNDSLRNLVYSPDIYLVNLDIEGKKVKAIMKDIQFHPVKDNILHIDFYQIDETKPIVMEVPVALEGLAEGVKAGGKLTLQLRKVKVKALFNNIPEKLVINVSSLGLGKTIQVGQLSFENLELLTAKEAVVCAVKLTRVARGLAAAASK
- the nusB gene encoding transcription antitermination factor NusB; translated protein: MINRVLIRLKIVQIVYAYYQNGNKNLDTAEKELFFSLSKAYDLYNYLLLLMIELTNFAHKRIDAAKNKLVPSQEDLAPCMKFVENKFIAQLEVNKQLSEFVTNQKKTWANETDFIKELFDKIASSDIYKEYMESKESSYIEDRELWRKIYKNFIMTNESLDQVLEDQSLYWNDDKEIVDTFVIKTIKKFEEKQGANQKLLPEFKDDEDQEFARRLFRRSILNEDYYRHLISENTKNWDLDRVAFMDVIIMQIALAEILSFPNIPISVSLNEYVEIAKLYSTAKSGSFINGTLDGIVNQLKKEGKLTKN
- a CDS encoding ABC-F family ATP-binding cassette domain-containing protein, with translation MSIILKSLSYIHSDGTTLFQNINISISDGDKVSLVGDNGSGKSTLLRIIAGKQNSTFGDIDISSSSYYVPQYLGQYDDYTVSQVLDVENKLTALRAILNGSNSLSDFESLNDDWEIEERIQSAFEFWNIQNIDLYQQMNSLSRGEKTKILLAGIQIHSPEIILLDEPSNHLDSESREILYRFIKSSRSTILVVSHDIMLLNMLKQTFVLKRNTIEAYGGNYVFYKSQNEQKMYALQTQLSNTEKALKKARQKVCEIAEQRQKSEIKSKKLGQKGGTPRIVANTLKSKAEQSTAKLKSIHSEKLNKLSVSLRQLRIQAQSEQTLKINLKETDLHNGKILFDAKEVNFSFAAEPPLWQLPLTFQIRSGDRVRIDGNNGSGKSTLIKIISGEFSPTSGNLFSASFKYLYIDQEYSMVNNQISVFEQVQKFNERHLQEHELKTFLHRYQFSSDTWNRPCSQLSGGEKMKLILCCLNICNNTPDMLILDEPTNNLDIHSLEMLLSSLKEFNGSLLIVSHDQYFIDEIGINQTINLN